In Thermococcus sp., a single window of DNA contains:
- a CDS encoding glutamate--tRNA ligase → METEMVIWKYALINAYRHGGKANPKAVIGKALGENPELRPRAKEIIPLVNEIVEKVNALPSEEQEAKLREIYPEFFDEKKTKTEEKKGLPPLSKAEKGKVVTRFAPNPDGAFHLGNARAAILSHEYARLYGGRFILRFDDTDPKVKRPEPKFYEWIKEDLEWLGFKVDEVHIASDRLEIYYRYAEELIKGGKAYVCTCPPEKFRELRDRGIACPHREEPPEVQLERWRKMLNGEYREGEAVVRIKTDLKHPNPAVRDWPALRIIDNADHPRVGDRYRVWPLYNFASAIDDHELGVTHIFRGQEHAENETRQRYLYDYFGWEYPQTVHHGRLSIEGVILSKSKTRKGIEEGRYLGWDDPRLGTIRALRRRGIRPEAIRELIIEVGLKRSDTTISWDNLAAINRKIIEPIANRYFFVADPIPMYIEGYDEEFIAEIPLHPDHPERGVRKLKFVPGKPIYVSKDDMELFKPGNFVRLKDLFNVEIVEVSDGGIKARFHSVDYEVARENRWRMVHWITARKPCEVLVPEGDELVVRKGILEGDADVKADDIVQFERFGFVRIDEVKDGKVRAIFAHR, encoded by the coding sequence ATGGAGACAGAGATGGTTATCTGGAAATACGCGCTCATCAACGCATACAGGCACGGAGGAAAGGCAAACCCCAAAGCCGTCATCGGGAAGGCCCTGGGTGAGAACCCCGAGCTCAGGCCAAGGGCAAAGGAGATAATACCCCTCGTGAACGAAATTGTGGAGAAGGTTAACGCGCTCCCCTCTGAGGAGCAGGAGGCCAAGCTGCGGGAGATTTACCCTGAGTTCTTTGATGAGAAGAAGACCAAGACGGAAGAAAAGAAGGGTCTTCCACCGCTCTCCAAAGCGGAAAAAGGAAAGGTCGTTACCCGCTTCGCCCCAAACCCAGATGGTGCCTTCCATCTGGGAAACGCCCGCGCCGCAATTTTGAGCCACGAGTACGCGAGGCTCTACGGCGGCAGGTTCATACTCCGCTTCGACGACACCGATCCGAAGGTCAAGAGACCCGAGCCCAAGTTCTACGAGTGGATCAAGGAGGACCTCGAGTGGCTTGGCTTCAAGGTCGATGAGGTTCACATCGCCAGCGATAGGCTGGAGATATACTACAGGTACGCGGAGGAGCTCATAAAGGGCGGAAAGGCCTACGTCTGCACCTGCCCGCCGGAGAAGTTCCGCGAGCTTCGCGACAGGGGCATCGCCTGTCCGCACAGAGAAGAGCCGCCGGAGGTCCAGCTCGAGCGCTGGAGGAAGATGCTGAACGGAGAGTACCGGGAAGGCGAAGCCGTCGTCAGGATAAAGACTGACCTTAAGCACCCCAACCCCGCCGTCCGCGACTGGCCGGCGCTGAGAATAATCGATAACGCGGACCACCCGCGTGTCGGCGACAGGTACCGTGTCTGGCCGCTCTACAACTTTGCCTCGGCCATAGATGACCACGAACTTGGCGTCACCCACATCTTCCGCGGACAGGAGCACGCGGAGAACGAGACAAGACAGCGCTACCTCTACGACTACTTCGGCTGGGAATACCCGCAGACGGTTCACCACGGAAGGCTCAGCATCGAGGGTGTCATCCTCAGCAAGTCCAAAACCAGAAAGGGAATAGAAGAGGGCAGGTACCTCGGCTGGGACGACCCCAGGCTCGGCACCATAAGGGCCCTCAGGAGGCGCGGCATAAGGCCTGAGGCAATAAGGGAACTCATCATCGAGGTCGGCCTCAAGAGGAGCGACACCACGATAAGCTGGGACAATTTAGCCGCGATAAACAGGAAGATAATCGAGCCGATAGCAAACCGCTACTTCTTCGTCGCTGACCCGATTCCGATGTACATCGAGGGCTATGACGAGGAATTCATTGCCGAGATTCCGCTCCACCCGGACCACCCGGAGAGGGGCGTTAGAAAGCTCAAGTTCGTGCCCGGAAAACCCATCTACGTCTCGAAGGATGACATGGAGCTGTTCAAGCCAGGCAACTTCGTCCGCCTGAAGGACCTCTTCAACGTTGAGATAGTCGAGGTCTCCGATGGGGGCATAAAAGCGAGGTTCCACAGCGTCGACTACGAAGTCGCCAGGGAGAACCGCTGGAGGATGGTTCACTGGATCACCGCTAGGAAGCCCTGTGAGGTCCTTGTCCCGGAGGGGGACGAGCTGGTGGTCAGAAAAGGCATCCTCGAGGGAGACGCTGACGTTAAGGCAGATGACATCGTCCAGTTCGAGCGCTTTGGCTTCGTCAGAATAGACGAGGTAAAAGATGGAAAGGTTCGGGCGATCTTCGCTCACAGATGA
- a CDS encoding sodium-dependent transporter, with product MNEINKWSIYLMFLVAGFATGIGSIGLFPQFWLRYGVTGLAVHVVFLALFTYVAILEAEKVMKSGYYFAELYNKVLQKPALLMAIVVTIVLFLSYYTANVMLSLIAPLVGIGAAGRLIAKVLMLALVYLVITRAKEKTFLVMATGSVFFLVVIFLTAIVFRMQIPQGATFLGMGKHMMSAHVGVSLSMIKDAASRAIYGVGLGFAFYLMLGSFMNERFNAKVIIGVGILVQFIVSIVSTFIVIYALAPSTPARFLKYVYGGEEGAINLMKDLPTILSGHPALLALFALSIFMAGLTSILPAAEVGLQSVEAFLHTGRNKAALYITLAAFAIGILDSPASLAEMTLKAVTIATFFTAIFELYPVIGGREKPSSAVLAVAAVVISLFIIGGIYALYVVGKAGGIYIGSVVLALVVVLFGIFGSNLVASPASE from the coding sequence ATGAATGAAATAAACAAGTGGTCAATATACCTAATGTTCCTGGTTGCAGGTTTTGCAACTGGAATCGGGAGTATAGGTCTTTTCCCTCAGTTCTGGCTTCGGTACGGAGTGACGGGACTTGCGGTGCACGTGGTGTTCCTGGCGCTGTTCACGTACGTGGCAATCCTTGAGGCGGAGAAAGTCATGAAATCGGGTTACTACTTCGCCGAACTTTACAACAAGGTCCTTCAGAAGCCAGCCCTGTTGATGGCAATAGTGGTTACCATAGTGCTCTTCCTGTCCTATTACACGGCCAACGTTATGCTGTCCCTTATAGCGCCCCTGGTTGGAATCGGTGCCGCTGGCAGGCTGATCGCAAAGGTTCTGATGCTGGCTCTGGTGTACCTGGTTATAACGAGGGCGAAGGAGAAGACCTTCCTGGTGATGGCCACCGGTTCGGTGTTCTTCCTGGTGGTGATATTCCTCACGGCGATAGTCTTCAGGATGCAGATTCCCCAGGGTGCAACTTTTCTGGGCATGGGTAAGCACATGATGTCTGCTCACGTGGGTGTCAGCCTTTCCATGATAAAGGACGCCGCATCACGGGCGATCTATGGTGTCGGCCTGGGTTTTGCCTTCTATTTGATGCTCGGAAGCTTCATGAACGAGCGCTTCAACGCGAAGGTCATTATAGGCGTTGGTATCCTGGTCCAGTTTATCGTCAGCATCGTATCAACGTTCATAGTTATCTACGCACTCGCCCCATCAACCCCGGCCAGGTTCCTCAAGTACGTCTACGGTGGTGAGGAGGGGGCCATAAACCTAATGAAGGATCTGCCCACAATACTGTCTGGGCACCCGGCTCTGCTTGCCCTCTTCGCACTGTCCATATTCATGGCCGGTCTCACCAGCATCCTGCCAGCCGCAGAGGTAGGCCTGCAGTCGGTGGAGGCTTTCCTGCATACAGGGAGAAACAAAGCGGCCCTCTACATCACTCTAGCGGCCTTTGCAATTGGGATCCTTGACTCCCCCGCCAGTCTTGCAGAGATGACACTGAAGGCCGTCACCATAGCAACGTTCTTCACCGCGATCTTTGAGCTCTACCCGGTTATCGGGGGCAGAGAAAAGCCCTCCTCTGCGGTGCTCGCCGTTGCTGCCGTGGTGATATCACTCTTTATCATAGGGGGTATTTATGCACTGTACGTGGTCGGTAAAGCGGGCGGTATATACATAGGTTCGGTTGTGCTTGCCTTAGTTGTCGTGCTCTTTGGTATCTTCGGCAGCAATCTCGTTGCATCCCCAGCTTCTGAGTAA
- the malP gene encoding maltodextrin phosphorylase, whose amino-acid sequence MAETDTGVYDAIKMKLPHPLRGLVDLAYNYWWSWNRRATKLWEYMDPEHWREYKNPVKLLLDLPEDRLLELLRDDNFMNLYELVMDQFERYMKPESTWFSTNYPKWDKPIVYLCMEYGISRSLPIYSGGLGILAGDHVKTASDLGLPFIAVGLLYKHGYFRQEIDAEGRQREVFPEYRPEEMPIKPVLNREGKKLLMEIPIEGRIVYARAFEVNVGRIKLYLLDTDVPENQDDDRTICDHLYNAEMDKRIKQEILLGIGGMRLLRAMGVEPSVVHLNEGHPAFANLQRIVWYMEGGLTFTEALSIVRGTTVFTTHTPVPAGHDRFPVGEVKRRLARFLEGQDEKLMELGREKDQINMTLLAIRTSSYVNGVSRLHAEVSKRMWKDLWPDVPISEIPIEGITNGVHTMTWVHNEMRKLFDRYIGKVWREHTNIEGIWYAVERIPDGELWEAHLEAKRRFLELLRRKAIERNKRLGIEDPIPAVDENALIIGFARRFATYKRATLLLTNLERLKKILNDPDRPVYIVFGGKAHPRDEAGKEFLRRVYEVSQMPEFRGKIFVMENYDMGSARLMVAGVDVWLNNPRRPMEASGTSGMKAGLNGVLNVSIYDGWWVEGYNGKNGWVIGDESTEPEIEADDVNDAESLYTLLEREVVPTYYDNRERWIYMMKESIKSVAPRFSTHRMVKEYMDKFYSKAMSNHIWLTRENYRGAKDIAAWKDRVTASWGGVVIESVDVEDRSGLEATVYLDGLNPEDVKLELYCGVYKGGYGIETPHVIELRHPEKLENGRWLYHYRGNALKHLGDPCWSCSLRIYPHHEKLPHRFLLGLIKWRDLKG is encoded by the coding sequence ATGGCGGAAACCGATACCGGCGTGTACGATGCGATCAAGATGAAACTGCCGCATCCCCTCAGGGGGCTTGTGGATCTGGCTTATAATTACTGGTGGAGCTGGAACAGGCGTGCCACCAAGCTCTGGGAGTACATGGACCCCGAGCACTGGAGGGAATACAAAAACCCGGTCAAGCTCCTTCTGGACCTTCCAGAGGATCGTCTCCTTGAACTCCTGCGGGACGACAACTTCATGAACCTTTACGAGCTGGTCATGGATCAGTTTGAGAGATATATGAAGCCGGAATCCACCTGGTTCTCGACCAACTATCCAAAGTGGGACAAACCGATCGTCTACCTCTGCATGGAATACGGGATAAGCAGGAGCCTTCCGATTTACTCAGGTGGACTTGGAATTCTTGCGGGTGACCACGTTAAGACCGCCAGCGACCTTGGGTTGCCCTTCATAGCCGTTGGGCTCCTGTACAAACACGGCTACTTCCGCCAGGAGATTGATGCAGAGGGAAGGCAGAGAGAGGTGTTCCCGGAGTATCGGCCCGAAGAAATGCCCATTAAACCGGTTCTCAACAGAGAGGGCAAGAAGCTTCTGATGGAGATCCCGATTGAGGGCAGGATTGTCTACGCCAGGGCCTTTGAGGTCAACGTTGGTAGGATCAAACTGTACCTTCTCGATACGGATGTACCTGAGAACCAGGACGATGACAGGACCATCTGCGATCACCTCTACAACGCTGAAATGGACAAACGTATAAAGCAGGAGATTCTCCTCGGTATTGGTGGGATGAGGCTCCTCAGGGCTATGGGGGTTGAGCCTAGTGTTGTACATCTCAATGAGGGACACCCAGCCTTCGCCAACCTTCAGAGGATTGTCTGGTACATGGAAGGTGGGCTGACCTTCACGGAGGCGTTGAGCATCGTTAGGGGCACGACCGTTTTCACGACCCATACGCCGGTTCCTGCCGGTCACGACAGGTTCCCTGTGGGGGAGGTCAAACGGCGTCTCGCCAGGTTCTTGGAGGGACAGGATGAAAAGCTCATGGAACTCGGAAGAGAGAAGGATCAGATAAACATGACCCTACTTGCAATCAGGACATCCAGCTACGTAAACGGTGTCAGCCGGCTTCATGCAGAGGTTAGCAAGAGGATGTGGAAGGACCTCTGGCCGGACGTTCCGATAAGCGAGATACCCATCGAGGGCATCACAAACGGCGTTCACACGATGACCTGGGTCCACAACGAGATGAGGAAGCTCTTCGACCGTTACATAGGGAAGGTATGGCGTGAGCACACCAACATCGAGGGCATATGGTACGCGGTTGAGAGGATACCGGACGGAGAGCTCTGGGAGGCCCACCTGGAGGCCAAGAGGAGGTTCCTTGAACTTCTCAGGAGGAAAGCCATCGAGAGGAATAAACGACTGGGGATAGAAGATCCTATACCCGCCGTAGACGAGAACGCCTTAATCATTGGGTTTGCGAGGCGTTTCGCCACTTACAAGCGGGCAACGCTGTTGCTGACCAACCTTGAGCGGCTGAAGAAGATCCTCAACGATCCAGATAGACCGGTGTACATTGTGTTCGGTGGGAAGGCCCACCCGCGCGACGAGGCCGGCAAGGAGTTCCTCCGCAGGGTCTACGAGGTCTCCCAGATGCCGGAGTTCAGGGGCAAGATATTCGTCATGGAGAACTACGACATGGGCAGCGCCAGGCTGATGGTGGCTGGCGTTGATGTGTGGCTCAACAACCCGCGCAGACCCATGGAAGCCAGTGGAACAAGCGGCATGAAGGCCGGTCTTAACGGTGTTCTGAACGTTAGCATCTACGACGGCTGGTGGGTCGAGGGGTACAACGGCAAGAACGGCTGGGTGATCGGTGACGAGAGCACCGAACCTGAGATTGAGGCGGACGATGTCAATGACGCGGAAAGCCTTTACACCCTCTTGGAGCGGGAGGTAGTCCCAACTTACTACGACAACCGCGAACGCTGGATATACATGATGAAGGAGAGCATAAAGAGTGTGGCCCCGCGCTTCAGCACCCACCGGATGGTGAAGGAGTACATGGACAAGTTCTACTCAAAGGCCATGAGCAACCACATCTGGCTTACAAGGGAGAATTATCGCGGTGCAAAGGACATAGCGGCCTGGAAGGATCGTGTGACTGCATCCTGGGGAGGAGTGGTTATAGAAAGTGTGGACGTAGAGGACAGGAGCGGTCTGGAGGCGACGGTGTACCTGGACGGCTTGAACCCCGAGGACGTTAAACTGGAGCTCTACTGCGGGGTGTACAAGGGGGGCTACGGCATTGAGACTCCTCACGTAATAGAACTCCGGCACCCGGAGAAGCTTGAAAATGGTCGCTGGCTTTACCACTATCGGGGCAACGCCCTCAAGCATCTGGGAGACCCGTGCTGGTCGTGTTCCCTTAGGATCTATCCGCACCACGAGAAGCTGCCCCATAGGTTCCTCCTCGGTCTGATCAAATGGCGGGACCTGAAAGGTTAG
- a CDS encoding phosphoenolpyruvate carboxykinase (GTP), with protein MEPLERLKNLLDEAQFEKIKAIDNPELHTFLAEWIEWLGPSRVFVCTDSAEDEEYVKWKALYYGEEKLLETPNHTVHYDNYYDQARDKANTAILTPGGEPLPYLNTKGREEGLREIKELMKGIMVDKELFVCFFVLGPRNSVFSIPAVQLTDSAYVAHSEFLLYRKGYEEFRRLGRSARFFRFVHSEGKLDGRKTSKNLDRRRVYIDLEDETVYSVNTQYGGNTIGLKKPAFRLTINRAVREGWLSEHMFLMRVNGPNGRKTYFTGAYPSMCGKTSTAMISWENIVGDDLSFILPVNGVARGANVEKGVFGIIQGVNPEDDPIIWGILHSPVEIIFSNVLVKDGKPYWNEMGIKIPDEGENHSGKWWKGKKDAEGNEIPPSHKNARFTVSLEHFPNADVEALENPCGVEIGGMIFGGRDKDTWPPVREAFDWKHGVVTMGASLESETTAATLGKEGVRAFNPMAILDFMSVHLGDYIRNYLDFEGRVRRTPKVFAVNYFLRDENGNWLNHKLDKGVWLKWMELRVHGDVGAVETPIGYVPKYEDLRRLFKEVLNKDYSREAYEKQFTIRVPELLAKIDRIERIYRELDNVPEELFTILEEERKRLLEARERHGDYISPFVLEGA; from the coding sequence ATGGAACCTCTTGAGAGGCTTAAGAATCTCCTGGACGAGGCGCAATTTGAGAAGATAAAGGCGATAGACAACCCCGAGCTTCACACTTTCTTGGCGGAGTGGATTGAATGGCTCGGACCTAGCAGGGTCTTCGTCTGCACAGACAGTGCGGAGGATGAGGAGTACGTTAAGTGGAAGGCCCTCTACTACGGGGAGGAAAAGCTCCTTGAAACACCTAACCACACTGTCCACTACGACAACTACTACGATCAGGCCAGAGATAAGGCCAACACGGCTATCCTGACACCCGGTGGAGAACCACTCCCGTACCTCAACACTAAGGGCAGGGAGGAGGGACTTAGGGAGATAAAGGAGCTCATGAAAGGTATAATGGTGGACAAGGAACTCTTTGTGTGTTTTTTTGTCCTTGGACCAAGGAATTCGGTATTTTCTATTCCAGCAGTTCAGCTCACAGATTCCGCCTATGTCGCCCACTCGGAGTTTCTCCTGTATCGGAAGGGCTATGAGGAGTTTAGAAGGCTGGGAAGGAGCGCGAGGTTCTTCCGATTCGTCCACAGCGAGGGCAAGCTCGACGGGAGAAAAACCAGCAAGAACCTCGATAGAAGGAGGGTCTACATAGACTTGGAGGACGAGACTGTCTACTCCGTCAACACCCAGTATGGTGGGAACACTATAGGCCTCAAGAAGCCGGCTTTTCGTCTCACAATTAACAGGGCCGTCAGGGAGGGCTGGCTCAGCGAACACATGTTCCTGATGCGTGTGAACGGTCCGAACGGCAGGAAAACCTACTTCACCGGTGCTTACCCGAGCATGTGTGGGAAGACTTCCACAGCCATGATAAGCTGGGAAAACATCGTTGGTGACGATCTGAGCTTCATCCTGCCCGTCAACGGCGTCGCCAGGGGTGCCAACGTCGAGAAGGGTGTCTTCGGCATCATTCAGGGTGTCAACCCGGAGGATGACCCGATAATATGGGGTATACTCCATTCCCCCGTCGAGATAATCTTCTCTAACGTTCTCGTCAAGGACGGCAAGCCCTACTGGAACGAGATGGGGATTAAGATTCCAGACGAGGGGGAGAACCACAGCGGGAAGTGGTGGAAGGGTAAGAAAGATGCGGAAGGAAATGAGATACCCCCGAGCCACAAGAACGCGCGCTTCACCGTTTCGCTCGAACATTTCCCAAACGCCGACGTTGAGGCCTTGGAGAACCCCTGCGGCGTCGAAATAGGTGGAATGATTTTCGGCGGTCGCGACAAGGACACCTGGCCACCGGTCAGGGAGGCCTTCGACTGGAAGCACGGCGTGGTAACTATGGGTGCCTCACTTGAGAGCGAGACCACGGCGGCAACCCTCGGCAAAGAGGGGGTTCGTGCCTTCAATCCGATGGCCATTCTGGACTTCATGAGCGTTCACCTCGGTGACTACATAAGGAACTACCTAGACTTCGAGGGGAGGGTTAGGCGGACACCGAAGGTATTCGCCGTGAACTATTTCCTCCGCGACGAAAACGGCAACTGGCTCAACCACAAGCTGGACAAAGGGGTATGGCTCAAGTGGATGGAGCTCCGTGTTCACGGCGACGTTGGTGCGGTAGAGACCCCGATAGGTTACGTTCCGAAGTACGAGGACCTCAGGAGACTCTTCAAGGAGGTTCTTAACAAAGATTACAGCAGGGAGGCCTACGAGAAGCAGTTCACCATACGAGTCCCTGAGCTTCTAGCCAAGATAGACCGCATCGAGAGAATCTACAGAGAGCTCGATAACGTTCCAGAGGAGCTGTTCACCATCCTTGAAGAGGAAAGGAAACGCCTCCTTGAGGCCAGGGAGAGGCACGGTGACTACATCAGTCCTTTCGTTCTTGAAGGTGCCTGA
- a CDS encoding phospho-sugar mutase — MEVYYSERFNPEELALLGRAIGTVSHGTIIVGRDGRAISRYGKRAMVVGIVSTGSTIMDVRLIPLIALKDFAHRKGLPLAYVYYDGGIRVFVSGIDSDEIDAILESRSFIEAHPNDIGATVYYPNAMDDFIHELLKHYNFKMKGKALVDAMNTPAVLFFPRLNEHLGFEVELLNDMMTSYIPPKPKQVFLQKMHKGDYSLGLRFRPDGIVELHREGGEEEFGSMWALIDRLKKL; from the coding sequence ATGGAGGTATATTACTCAGAGCGTTTCAACCCCGAAGAACTGGCACTTCTGGGGCGGGCTATAGGAACCGTTTCCCACGGCACGATAATCGTTGGGAGAGATGGGCGGGCTATATCAAGGTATGGGAAACGTGCGATGGTGGTCGGTATAGTGAGCACCGGTTCAACCATAATGGACGTTCGTCTGATCCCCCTGATAGCACTCAAAGACTTCGCTCACAGAAAAGGGCTTCCCCTGGCGTACGTCTACTACGACGGAGGTATCAGGGTGTTCGTGAGTGGCATTGACAGCGATGAGATAGACGCCATACTTGAAAGCAGGAGTTTCATAGAGGCGCATCCCAACGACATAGGGGCGACGGTCTACTATCCCAACGCCATGGACGACTTCATCCACGAACTGCTCAAGCACTACAACTTTAAAATGAAGGGAAAAGCCCTCGTTGATGCCATGAACACCCCCGCAGTCCTCTTCTTCCCAAGGCTAAACGAGCACCTGGGGTTTGAGGTTGAGCTGCTGAACGATATGATGACGAGCTATATACCACCGAAGCCGAAGCAGGTGTTTCTGCAGAAGATGCACAAGGGTGACTACAGTCTCGGACTGCGGTTCAGACCGGATGGGATAGTGGAACTGCACAGAGAGGGCGGGGAAGAAGAGTTCGGGAGCATGTGGGCGCTGATCGACCGCCTAAAGAAGCTCTAG
- the tmk gene encoding dTMP kinase: protein MFIVMEGIDGAGKSTQARLLAEWFEEQGYETVLTKEPTDTAFGKLIRRLVLTGGREGIIDGARISHEAEALLFAADRAEHVHKLIKPSVESGKVVISDRYFYSSLAYQWARGLDLEWLVDLNRFAIRPDLTVLLDLPVKESMKRINGRSIKTEFDKIAELQKKVRENYLQLAKRFPEVRIVNALADVEDIHNDIVALVEHEVLKK from the coding sequence ATGTTCATTGTGATGGAAGGCATCGATGGGGCAGGTAAATCAACTCAGGCAAGACTTCTGGCAGAATGGTTTGAGGAACAGGGGTATGAAACAGTTTTAACCAAGGAACCCACTGACACCGCCTTCGGAAAATTAATAAGGCGGCTTGTACTAACCGGGGGACGAGAGGGGATAATCGACGGTGCTCGAATAAGTCACGAAGCTGAGGCCCTCCTTTTTGCCGCCGACAGGGCGGAGCACGTTCACAAACTGATAAAACCCTCGGTGGAATCCGGTAAGGTTGTGATCTCGGACCGTTATTTTTACTCCTCGCTCGCATACCAGTGGGCGAGGGGCCTGGACCTAGAATGGCTGGTGGATCTGAACCGGTTTGCGATTCGCCCGGACCTCACCGTACTGCTCGACCTCCCCGTTAAGGAGAGCATGAAGCGAATAAACGGCAGGAGCATAAAGACAGAATTCGATAAGATAGCGGAGCTTCAAAAGAAGGTTAGGGAGAACTACCTACAGCTTGCAAAACGCTTTCCAGAGGTTAGGATAGTCAACGCCTTAGCGGACGTAGAGGACATACACAACGACATAGTGGCACTGGTTGAGCATGAGGTTCTCAAAAAATAA
- a CDS encoding ABC transporter ATP-binding protein, translated as MKALMVKNLSKSYGEIEVLKGITLEVEEGEVFALLGPNGAGKTTLIRILAEGLGYDSGEVLVFERPISKETSALVGYVPQESIAYDVLTVRENLRFYADLYDAPQTGIDELVEEFNLPEGKKAKELSGGQRKKLNLAIALLHEPRILILDEPSNGLDVPARRELWEIILGFKRAGRTVIIATHYMEEAERLADRVAIMDGGNVIAVGTVKGLKELVGDGSVIHVEGVLRVEGLPESVEVLENAEGLRLRVNDPRQELPGIIEALVKAGSRIKLLRIEEPTLEDVFVKLTGRELE; from the coding sequence ATGAAGGCACTGATGGTCAAAAACCTGAGTAAGAGCTACGGCGAGATCGAAGTCCTGAAAGGAATAACCCTTGAGGTTGAGGAGGGGGAGGTCTTCGCGCTCCTCGGGCCGAACGGGGCCGGAAAAACGACCCTCATCCGGATCCTGGCCGAGGGGCTTGGGTACGACTCCGGTGAGGTCCTCGTTTTTGAAAGGCCTATTTCAAAGGAAACTTCGGCACTTGTGGGATACGTCCCACAGGAGAGCATAGCCTACGACGTTCTAACAGTCAGAGAAAACCTCAGATTTTACGCTGATCTCTACGACGCCCCACAGACGGGAATCGATGAGCTGGTCGAAGAGTTCAACCTCCCAGAGGGAAAGAAAGCTAAGGAATTAAGCGGTGGGCAGAGGAAAAAGCTCAACCTGGCCATAGCGCTCCTTCACGAGCCCAGGATTCTAATCCTCGACGAACCCTCAAACGGCCTCGACGTTCCAGCTAGGAGGGAACTGTGGGAGATAATCCTCGGCTTCAAGAGAGCCGGGAGGACGGTAATTATAGCGACCCACTACATGGAGGAGGCAGAGAGACTGGCCGACAGGGTGGCCATAATGGACGGGGGGAACGTCATAGCGGTTGGAACCGTCAAGGGGCTCAAAGAGCTGGTTGGGGATGGAAGCGTCATCCACGTTGAGGGCGTTCTGAGGGTTGAGGGGCTACCGGAGAGCGTTGAGGTTCTCGAAAACGCAGAGGGTTTAAGACTCAGAGTGAACGACCCTCGGCAGGAACTTCCCGGGATAATAGAAGCCCTTGTGAAAGCGGGGAGCAGAATTAAGCTCCTCAGGATTGAAGAGCCGACACTTGAAGATGTCTTCGTGAAACTGACTGGGAGGGAATTGGAATGA
- a CDS encoding ABC transporter permease, whose protein sequence is MKLRAINGILWKDLKEISREKMTVFWLLVFPMMWLLIMGGIWGHTSPPVTIKAGVVPQDEGALDVVTYMSNVTLNGRHLFKVTTFDGENKAIKTLKSGGLDAVIIFPKGFGRNLTAGLSTRVIVYYDRSDPQEYQIARGAVDGFFSGFSGEVGSERMKALAETLKNILPENVSIRIVPLVEGTAKPVSVEEKTVSGKNTQPVLFFLAGVMGIQFLFATMSLIGNGTLREVEKGTLRRIAASPATAWDFLLGKFLSTTVVIFGSIIGLIILSRLVFGATIWPSPLGWAFLLTAGFFSMGLGLAIAMATRSIRTTSAAINLISWPLMFLAGIVVPPSTLPDWAGPFVNYFPVGRALKDFRLLEIYHVSPASVAGDLISLAGTSLAVILVAIAVYGWTVKQLE, encoded by the coding sequence ATGAAGCTCCGGGCCATTAATGGGATCCTCTGGAAGGACCTGAAGGAGATAAGCAGGGAGAAAATGACGGTCTTCTGGCTCCTCGTCTTTCCGATGATGTGGCTCCTCATCATGGGCGGAATCTGGGGACATACAAGCCCACCTGTGACGATCAAGGCTGGGGTCGTTCCACAGGATGAGGGGGCACTGGATGTTGTGACGTACATGTCCAACGTTACCCTCAACGGGAGACACCTCTTCAAAGTCACCACATTCGATGGGGAGAATAAAGCCATCAAAACCCTCAAATCTGGAGGGCTCGATGCGGTGATAATCTTTCCCAAAGGGTTCGGGAGGAACTTAACGGCGGGCCTATCGACGAGGGTCATAGTTTACTACGACAGGAGCGATCCGCAGGAGTATCAAATAGCTAGGGGTGCCGTTGACGGCTTTTTCTCGGGCTTCTCCGGGGAGGTGGGGAGTGAACGGATGAAAGCCCTCGCAGAAACCCTAAAGAACATCCTCCCGGAGAACGTCTCCATAAGGATCGTGCCCCTTGTTGAGGGGACTGCGAAGCCGGTGTCGGTCGAGGAGAAAACCGTGAGCGGGAAAAATACCCAGCCGGTTCTCTTCTTCCTTGCAGGCGTCATGGGGATACAGTTCCTCTTCGCGACTATGAGCCTCATAGGAAACGGTACGCTGAGGGAAGTTGAGAAGGGAACTTTAAGGAGAATAGCAGCATCACCCGCGACGGCCTGGGATTTCCTCCTCGGGAAGTTCCTCTCGACAACGGTTGTAATCTTCGGGAGCATAATCGGCCTTATAATCCTCTCCAGGTTGGTTTTTGGAGCCACAATCTGGCCAAGTCCCCTAGGCTGGGCCTTCTTGCTCACGGCCGGTTTCTTCTCGATGGGACTCGGACTGGCCATAGCCATGGCAACGAGGAGCATAAGAACCACGAGCGCGGCCATAAACCTAATCTCCTGGCCCCTGATGTTCCTGGCGGGGATAGTCGTTCCACCGAGTACGCTTCCCGACTGGGCGGGGCCCTTCGTGAACTACTTCCCGGTTGGGAGAGCCCTTAAAGACTTTCGCCTGCTCGAGATTTACCACGTCTCCCCCGCGAGCGTTGCCGGGGATCTGATATCCCTCGCGGGGACGAGCCTAGCGGTTATCCTCGTGGCGATAGCGGTCTACGGATGGACGGTCAAGCAGCTCGAATGA